In a genomic window of Amycolatopsis japonica:
- a CDS encoding nuclear transport factor 2 family protein, whose amino-acid sequence MDLVALEEIRRLKARYLRCLDLKLWDEMAGTLTADVHARYGTPSYGKPLTFEGREAIVEFFRNAVGPGVTTVHFAGQPEIDVDGDTATGTWLMRDKVIVPEHRVIIEGAAYYEDTYRRVDGVWLTASTQYDRLYETMMSMDDVPSLKLTANRWSS is encoded by the coding sequence ATGGACCTGGTCGCGCTTGAAGAGATCCGCCGCCTGAAAGCCCGCTACCTCCGCTGCCTCGACCTCAAGCTGTGGGACGAGATGGCCGGGACCCTGACCGCCGACGTGCACGCGCGGTATGGGACGCCGTCGTACGGCAAACCGCTGACCTTCGAAGGCCGCGAAGCGATCGTCGAGTTCTTTCGGAACGCTGTCGGCCCCGGCGTCACCACCGTGCACTTCGCCGGGCAGCCGGAGATCGACGTCGACGGCGACACCGCGACGGGCACCTGGCTGATGCGGGACAAGGTGATCGTGCCCGAGCACCGGGTGATCATCGAGGGCGCGGCGTACTACGAGGACACCTACCGGCGGGTGGACGGCGTGTGGCTGACCGCGTCCACGCAGTACGACCGGCTGTACGAAACGATGATGTCGATGGACGACGTGCCGAGCCTGAAGCTCACCGCGAACCGGTGGTCCTCCTGA
- a CDS encoding helix-turn-helix domain-containing protein, which produces MARHSPPTERVVRLLDFFAAHPGRRFGLSELARELDLAKPTCLGIVTELTAGGYLVRDPQPVTYRLGPAMVAAGRVASEGFGASEVARRHLEDLSRRYGATCTASAVVGDRILMLQSAGPGRVKLGETYPFAPPVGLMYVLWDSDAAFDAWLAKPPAVPVRLDEAHLRRVVAECREHGYLVESLTSAGRRLYALMAGVGAEELPPEVRGLVGELVSSLGERVYLGADLEPRRKHAVSLLAAPTFDASGRQELVLTLSVGEPVTGAEIARRGAALVAAADAVTAESGGRHPTRI; this is translated from the coding sequence ATGGCCCGGCATTCGCCGCCCACCGAGCGAGTCGTGAGGCTGCTCGACTTCTTCGCCGCGCACCCCGGCCGGCGCTTCGGGCTTTCGGAGCTCGCGCGCGAGCTCGACCTGGCGAAACCGACCTGTCTCGGCATCGTCACCGAGCTGACGGCGGGCGGCTACCTGGTCCGAGACCCCCAGCCGGTCACCTACCGGCTCGGGCCCGCGATGGTCGCCGCCGGCCGCGTCGCGAGCGAAGGCTTCGGGGCGAGCGAGGTGGCGCGACGGCATCTGGAGGACTTGAGCAGGCGCTATGGCGCGACGTGCACGGCGTCGGCCGTGGTCGGCGACCGGATCCTGATGCTGCAGAGCGCCGGGCCGGGCCGCGTCAAACTGGGCGAGACGTATCCGTTCGCGCCGCCGGTCGGCCTGATGTACGTGCTGTGGGACTCCGACGCGGCGTTCGACGCATGGCTCGCCAAACCTCCGGCGGTGCCGGTGCGACTGGACGAAGCGCATCTTCGCCGCGTCGTCGCCGAATGCCGGGAGCACGGGTATCTGGTGGAGAGCCTGACTTCCGCGGGGCGGCGGCTCTACGCGCTGATGGCGGGCGTCGGCGCGGAGGAACTGCCGCCGGAGGTGCGAGGCCTGGTGGGCGAACTCGTCTCGAGCCTCGGCGAGCGCGTCTACCTCGGCGCCGATCTGGAGCCGCGGCGCAAGCACGCGGTGAGCCTGCTGGCCGCCCCGACGTTCGACGCTTCGGGACGGCAGGAACTGGTGCTCACGCTTTCGGTCGGCGAGCCGGTCACCGGCGCCGAAATCGCGCGACGGGGCGCCGCGCTGGTCGCGGCCGCCGATGCCGTCACAGCCGAATCCGGTGGCCGCCACCCCACGCGCATTTAG